The following proteins come from a genomic window of Chryseobacterium glaciei:
- a CDS encoding S8/S53 family peptidase: MKKLLLFCILTGYSAVSAQTQLVFVYFNDKPNKTAFYANPLSELSQKSLNRRAALGISLNDQDAPIEPSYIQNIQNLGFTVTDYSKWLNGVAVNATPAQIITLQSQPYVGSVESFARNSSGVPKTTNVDKWADFNSNYSTNKILTTFDYGSGSDQIDQINLRQLHLAGYTGTGVTIAVIDSGFPTVNTGSAYTRLWTNNQIKGGYDFAAKSTDIYNPSLNAHGTVVLGAIGGFIQNTFVGSAPDADFYLYRSENATVEIPEEELYWIEAAEEADRKGVDVITTSLGYNTFDDSRYNYTYANMNGTTSFIARASEIAVNKGIFLLVAAGNSGQQPWHYIITPADNAKVFTIGSVDSAGASSGFSSYGPNSAGIVKPDGSTRGSGAFTVNNNSTTVVTGTSIATPIAAGGVACLVQAFPTMNRDLMRNKLRQTASLSPSHTDQMGFGILNFGSFYNGTLNTSEMVKQKQVAIFPNPVKNILNIATENNVLSLEIYDNLGRLITKNNNQKSIKVEDFAKGTYYLKIQTKDKVYYEKFIKE; this comes from the coding sequence ATGAAAAAACTTTTACTCTTTTGTATCTTAACGGGTTACTCGGCCGTTTCTGCACAAACACAGCTTGTTTTTGTTTATTTTAATGATAAACCGAACAAGACTGCATTTTACGCCAATCCGTTATCAGAACTGTCCCAAAAGTCTCTCAACAGACGTGCAGCATTAGGAATTTCACTGAATGATCAGGATGCTCCGATTGAACCATCATACATTCAAAACATTCAAAATCTGGGATTTACTGTTACCGATTATTCAAAATGGCTGAATGGAGTTGCCGTAAATGCTACTCCTGCACAAATTATTACCCTTCAGTCTCAGCCTTACGTTGGCTCAGTGGAAAGTTTTGCAAGAAATTCGTCCGGTGTTCCCAAAACTACGAATGTAGATAAATGGGCAGATTTTAATTCCAATTATTCAACCAACAAAATATTAACAACTTTTGATTATGGTTCCGGCTCAGACCAAATTGATCAGATCAATCTAAGACAGCTTCACCTTGCAGGTTATACGGGAACGGGAGTTACCATTGCCGTGATCGATAGTGGTTTTCCGACAGTGAATACCGGTTCAGCCTATACAAGATTATGGACTAACAATCAGATAAAAGGCGGATATGATTTTGCTGCAAAAAGTACAGACATTTACAATCCTTCATTAAATGCACATGGAACTGTAGTTCTGGGAGCTATCGGAGGATTTATTCAAAATACATTTGTTGGCTCTGCTCCAGATGCAGATTTTTATTTATATCGAAGTGAAAATGCAACCGTTGAAATTCCCGAAGAGGAACTCTATTGGATCGAAGCTGCTGAGGAAGCCGACAGAAAAGGAGTTGATGTTATTACAACTTCGCTAGGTTATAATACTTTTGATGATTCGAGGTACAATTATACGTATGCCAATATGAACGGAACTACTTCTTTTATAGCAAGAGCTTCCGAAATTGCTGTTAATAAAGGAATTTTTCTTCTCGTAGCAGCAGGAAACTCGGGACAACAACCGTGGCATTATATCATAACGCCTGCTGATAATGCTAAAGTTTTTACAATTGGATCTGTTGATTCTGCAGGAGCTTCTTCTGGATTTTCATCTTATGGCCCCAATTCTGCTGGCATTGTAAAACCGGACGGAAGCACAAGAGGAAGCGGAGCTTTTACCGTTAATAATAATTCAACAACAGTAGTAACAGGAACTTCCATTGCAACGCCGATTGCTGCAGGTGGAGTCGCTTGTTTAGTCCAGGCATTTCCAACGATGAACAGAGATCTGATGAGAAATAAATTAAGACAAACCGCTTCCCTATCTCCAAGTCACACCGATCAAATGGGATTTGGAATTCTAAATTTTGGAAGTTTCTATAACGGAACATTAAATACTTCAGAAATGGTAAAACAAAAGCAGGTTGCCATTTTCCCAAACCCTGTGAAAAACATTCTGAATATTGCTACAGAAAATAATGTCTTATCTTTAGAAATCTATGATAATTTAGGAAGATTGATTACCAAAAATAACAATCAAAAATCTATTAAAGTTGAAGATTTTGCGAAAGGAACTTATTATCTGAAAATTCAGACAAAGGATAAGGTTTATTATGAGAAGTTTATAAAAGAATAA